One region of Jatrophihabitans cynanchi genomic DNA includes:
- the hsaC gene encoding iron-dependent extradiol dioxygenase HsaC, with translation MTSSAIRSLGYLLIEATDVPAWRQYALKVLGLIEGEGTTPGALYLRMDDFPSRLVIVPGERDRLAASGWEAADAAALQEVRERLDAAGVPFQAGTAEELADRRVDELISFEDPSGNLQEVFHGLALRHRRVISPYGHTFVTGEQGLGHVVLSCTDDAESLRFYRDVLGFRLRDSMRLPPQAVGRPADGRPAWLRFLGCNPRHHSLAFLPMPTPSGIVHLMLEVAEPDDVGLCLDRALRRKVPMSATLGRHVNDLMLSFYLKTPGGFDVEFGCEGRQVDDGSWVARESTAVSLWGHDFTLGARYR, from the coding sequence GTGACCAGCAGTGCCATCCGTTCGCTCGGCTACCTGCTCATCGAGGCCACCGATGTGCCGGCCTGGCGGCAGTACGCGCTGAAGGTCCTCGGCCTGATCGAGGGGGAGGGCACGACGCCCGGTGCGCTCTACCTGCGCATGGACGACTTCCCGTCCCGCCTCGTGATCGTCCCTGGCGAGCGTGACCGGTTGGCCGCGAGCGGGTGGGAGGCCGCCGACGCCGCCGCACTGCAGGAGGTGCGCGAGCGGCTGGACGCCGCCGGCGTGCCGTTCCAGGCGGGCACCGCCGAGGAGCTCGCCGACCGGCGGGTCGACGAGCTGATCAGCTTCGAGGACCCGTCCGGAAACCTGCAGGAGGTCTTCCACGGCCTGGCGCTGCGTCACCGGCGAGTGATCAGCCCGTACGGGCACACCTTCGTGACCGGCGAGCAGGGGCTGGGGCACGTCGTCCTGTCGTGCACCGACGACGCCGAGTCGCTGCGCTTCTACCGGGACGTGCTGGGATTCCGGCTGCGCGACTCGATGCGGCTGCCACCCCAGGCGGTCGGGCGACCCGCCGACGGCCGGCCCGCGTGGCTGCGGTTCCTCGGCTGCAACCCCCGGCACCACAGCCTGGCGTTCCTGCCGATGCCCACGCCGTCCGGCATCGTGCACCTGATGCTCGAGGTTGCCGAGCCGGACGACGTCGGGCTGTGCCTGGACCGGGCGCTGCGCCGCAAGGTGCCGATGTCCGCGACGCTGGGGCGGCACGTCAACGACCTGATGCTCTCGTTCTACCTGAAGACACCTGGTGGTTTCGACGTCGAGTTCGGCTGCGAGGGGCGGCAGGTCGACGACGGCTCGTGGGTGGCGCGGGAGAGCACCGCGGTCAGCCTGTGGGGCCACGACTTCACCCTGGGTGCGCGGTACCGGTGA
- a CDS encoding Rieske 2Fe-2S domain-containing protein, translating into MVPAAELDTDPVRAIDAGAVPERFARGWHCLGLAASFRDGRPHAVQAFGTKLVIFVDEQDALCVLDAYCRHMGGDLSQGTVKDGRIACPFHDWRWAGNGRCAAIPYARRVPLRARTRAWTTLEKNGQLFVWNDPEGNPPPPEVEIPAIEGVGSGEWSDWVWTTMTIEGSNCREIIDNVADMAHFFYIHFAFPTYFKNVFEKHEATQYMQSRGRPDLGAGSNYSANSNYSGDNELRSEATYFGPSYMINRLWNDFQGTTVESVLVNCHYPIDANSFVLQYAVMVKKMPGVDSELANTIAGKFAKSFKVGFEQDVAIWQNKSRIDNPLLCEEDGPVYQLRRWYQQFYVDAADVTDEMTARFEFEIDTTRAVEAWEQEVADNLERRRDDGSREGVEAAAR; encoded by the coding sequence ATGGTGCCAGCGGCCGAGCTCGATACCGATCCGGTTCGCGCGATCGACGCCGGTGCGGTCCCCGAGCGATTCGCGCGCGGCTGGCACTGCCTGGGGCTCGCGGCGTCCTTCCGGGACGGGCGCCCGCACGCGGTGCAGGCGTTCGGCACCAAGCTGGTGATCTTCGTGGACGAGCAGGACGCGCTCTGCGTGCTGGACGCGTACTGCCGGCACATGGGCGGTGACCTGAGCCAGGGCACAGTCAAGGACGGCAGGATCGCCTGCCCGTTCCACGACTGGCGCTGGGCCGGCAACGGGCGCTGCGCCGCGATCCCGTACGCGCGGCGGGTGCCGCTGCGTGCGCGCACCAGGGCGTGGACCACGCTGGAGAAGAACGGGCAGCTGTTCGTCTGGAACGACCCCGAGGGCAACCCGCCTCCGCCAGAGGTCGAGATCCCCGCGATCGAGGGAGTCGGCTCGGGCGAGTGGAGCGACTGGGTCTGGACCACGATGACGATCGAAGGCTCCAACTGCCGGGAGATCATCGACAACGTCGCGGACATGGCGCACTTCTTCTACATCCACTTCGCCTTTCCGACGTACTTCAAGAATGTCTTCGAAAAGCACGAGGCGACGCAGTACATGCAATCGCGCGGCCGGCCCGACCTCGGTGCCGGCTCGAACTACAGTGCCAACTCGAACTACAGCGGCGACAACGAACTCAGGTCGGAGGCGACCTACTTCGGCCCGTCGTACATGATCAACAGGCTGTGGAACGACTTTCAGGGCACCACCGTCGAGTCGGTCCTCGTCAACTGCCACTACCCGATCGACGCGAACTCCTTCGTGCTGCAGTACGCGGTGATGGTGAAGAAGATGCCGGGTGTCGACTCGGAGTTGGCGAACACGATCGCGGGCAAGTTCGCCAAGAGCTTCAAGGTCGGCTTCGAGCAGGACGTGGCGATCTGGCAGAACAAGAGCCGGATCGACAATCCGCTGCTGTGCGAAGAGGACGGGCCGGTGTACCAGCTACGCCGCTGGTACCAGCAGTTCTACGTCGACGCCGCCGACGTCACCGACGAGATGACCGCCCGCTTCGAGTTCGAGATCGACACGACGCGCGCCGTCGAGGCGTGGGAGCAGGAGGTTGCCGACAACCTCGAGCGCCGGCGTGACGACGGATCCCGCGAGGGCGTCGAGGCCGCAGCGCGGTAG
- a CDS encoding VOC family protein, which produces MTEPALTRQQISDAVGAHGWRFVLGELRTAVPVQSVAHAAAVAAIVAAEAGSGAGSLRMDLRPECALLTLQDPATSWVTETDVATARRVSEALLAAGLCPAGGVGTEQTRSTQVIEIAVDAMDIAAVRPFWRAVFGYACEPGHDGPEDPIVDPQRQGPSVWFQQMDAPRAQRNRIHFDVAVPHDEAPNRIRAALAAGGTMVSDRRAPAFWVLADAEGNEVCVCTWQGRDPVQQ; this is translated from the coding sequence GTGACCGAGCCCGCACTGACCAGGCAGCAGATCTCCGACGCGGTGGGCGCGCACGGCTGGCGCTTCGTCCTGGGCGAACTGCGCACCGCCGTGCCGGTGCAGTCCGTCGCCCACGCGGCCGCCGTCGCCGCAATCGTGGCGGCCGAAGCCGGCTCCGGCGCCGGCAGCCTACGGATGGACCTGCGGCCCGAGTGCGCCCTGCTCACCCTGCAGGACCCGGCCACGTCATGGGTCACCGAAACCGACGTAGCAACGGCCCGTCGGGTGAGCGAGGCGCTGCTCGCCGCCGGCCTGTGCCCAGCGGGCGGGGTCGGCACGGAGCAGACCCGCTCGACCCAGGTGATCGAGATCGCCGTCGACGCGATGGACATCGCCGCGGTCCGACCGTTCTGGCGCGCCGTGTTCGGCTACGCCTGCGAGCCCGGGCACGACGGTCCCGAGGACCCGATAGTCGACCCGCAGCGGCAGGGCCCGTCCGTCTGGTTCCAACAGATGGACGCGCCGAGGGCGCAGCGCAACCGCATCCACTTCGACGTCGCGGTGCCACACGACGAGGCGCCGAACCGGATCCGCGCCGCACTCGCCGCGGGCGGCACGATGGTGTCCGACCGCCGCGCCCCGGCGTTCTGGGTGCTGGCCGACGCCGAGGGCAACGAGGTGTGCGTGTGCACCTGGCAGGGGCGTGATCCGGTCCAGCAGTAG
- a CDS encoding serine/threonine-protein kinase: MHTRAGASPNHADEDFAGYSDIVPVHAGLHSGVFHAREDVSGRPVALKVLTVDGVTPRGMESFARESAILAAISAHPNIVTLYRSYRLADGRPVLVLERCGGSLADWMRDGKRPATDQSVSIAIKIAGALETAHRGGVLHRDVRPANILLTEFGEPALSDFGVARLRSTAPAPAELFDFPSVHVAPELMMGSEASAATDVYGLASSLYELLAGQPPLAAYQGESPAATILRILRDPARPIVRDDVPIELSDLVLWGLAKDPADRPPSVMWFAEELGRIEAQNGWPRTRIMVREPERPVTAAPVRRHSVSVRPPGGRPVPPPAAPDQPVAGPPPAPPTAPPAADPATGADPAPLLATPVPAPGPPAWTLPPPQAPPPQAPPPPPPPMPSTARRPTSRRRVVLRAPLLSAGRAFLALMGPFWAVLAVVLALTAPSATVLAWTLGCAAALSALAGWFVRPSLQLDACHMQHRDGLARVLIPWDAVVSLQPRYEPSRRPGAPHGLIVVLGTHEAMPLTATRRSAWELADLVATLEAFRSAGAGADQIALQ, translated from the coding sequence ATGCATACGCGTGCGGGCGCGTCGCCGAACCATGCCGACGAAGACTTCGCCGGCTACAGCGACATCGTCCCGGTGCACGCCGGACTGCACAGCGGGGTGTTCCACGCTCGCGAGGACGTGTCCGGGCGACCGGTCGCGCTGAAGGTGCTCACCGTCGACGGGGTCACGCCGCGTGGCATGGAGTCCTTCGCGCGTGAATCGGCGATCCTGGCCGCGATCAGCGCGCACCCAAACATCGTGACCTTGTACCGCTCGTACCGGCTCGCCGACGGCCGCCCAGTGCTGGTGCTCGAACGGTGTGGCGGGTCCTTGGCCGACTGGATGCGTGATGGCAAGCGGCCGGCCACCGATCAGTCCGTCTCGATCGCGATCAAGATCGCCGGCGCCCTGGAGACGGCGCACCGCGGAGGCGTGCTGCACCGGGACGTACGCCCGGCCAACATCCTGCTCACCGAGTTCGGCGAGCCCGCGCTGTCGGACTTCGGGGTCGCCCGGCTGCGCTCCACCGCACCCGCGCCGGCCGAACTGTTCGACTTCCCGAGCGTGCACGTCGCCCCTGAGCTGATGATGGGTAGCGAGGCGAGCGCGGCGACGGACGTGTACGGACTGGCGTCCAGTCTGTACGAACTGCTCGCCGGGCAGCCGCCGCTGGCCGCCTATCAGGGCGAGTCACCGGCCGCGACGATCCTGCGGATCCTGCGCGACCCCGCCCGGCCGATCGTGCGCGACGACGTGCCGATCGAACTGTCCGACCTGGTGCTGTGGGGCCTGGCCAAGGACCCGGCCGACCGGCCGCCGAGCGTCATGTGGTTCGCCGAGGAACTGGGCCGGATCGAGGCGCAGAACGGGTGGCCGCGGACCCGGATCATGGTGCGCGAGCCGGAACGGCCGGTGACGGCAGCGCCGGTACGCCGGCACAGCGTCAGCGTGCGCCCACCCGGCGGCCGGCCCGTTCCGCCGCCGGCCGCGCCCGACCAGCCGGTCGCCGGACCACCGCCCGCGCCGCCCACCGCTCCGCCCGCCGCTGATCCGGCGACCGGAGCCGACCCGGCACCGCTACTCGCGACGCCGGTCCCGGCACCCGGCCCCCCGGCATGGACCCTGCCACCGCCACAGGCGCCACCGCCACAGGCGCCACCGCCGCCGCCGCCGCCGATGCCATCGACCGCCCGCCGCCCGACGTCCCGGCGACGGGTGGTGCTGCGCGCGCCGCTGCTGTCCGCCGGCCGGGCCTTCCTCGCGCTGATGGGCCCGTTCTGGGCCGTGTTGGCCGTAGTGCTCGCGCTGACCGCGCCGTCGGCCACGGTGCTGGCCTGGACGCTCGGCTGCGCTGCGGCGCTGAGCGCGCTAGCCGGCTGGTTCGTCCGGCCCAGCCTGCAGCTCGACGCGTGCCACATGCAGCACCGTGACGGACTGGCCCGCGTGCTCATCCCGTGGGACGCGGTGGTGTCCTTGCAGCCGCGCTACGAACCGTCGCGCCGCCCGGGCGCACCACATGGGCTGATCGTGGTGCTCGGCACTCACGAGGCGATGCCGCTGACCGCGACCCGGCGCTCGGCGTGGGAGCTGGCCGACCTGGTCGCGACGCTCGAAGCCTTCCGGTCAGCCGGTGCCGGTGCGGATCAGATCGCCTTGCAGTAG
- the kstD gene encoding 3-oxosteroid 1-dehydrogenase translates to MHRDRYDVIVVGSGAAGMTAALAAAKHGLRAVVVEKATHFGGSTARSGGGVWIPNNEVLRASGVADTPQAAARYLHAIVGDVVAADRIDTFLQRGPEALSFLLANTPLRMRWVPGYSDYYPESPGGRVGGRSVEPVPFDGRRLGPDLAELEPPYGAAPLNVAVTQGDYRWATLVLRHPRGMVRVLRIGLRWMLATLTGKRLLVMGQALAAGLRAGLREAGVPVLLETPLVDLHVEDDDRVTGVLVATGADRRVLHARHAVVLATGGFEHNAALRQRFQRAPIGSDWTVGAAANTGDGVLAGRRIGGALELMDDAWWGPSIPLPGGPWFCLAERTLPGCILIDRSGERFVNEAAPYVDAVHAMYGGRYGQGDGPGEHIPCWLVLDQRYRNRYFFAGLRPRAPFPRRWYRSGVVVRAPSLERLAEQLEVNPAALVRTVETFNGFARAGRDADFGRGESGYDRYYGDPRNRPNPCLGVIDTAPFYAVRIVPGDLGTKGGLRTDVHGRVLRPDGSVIAGLFAAGNASSPVMGHTYAGPGATIGPAVTFGYLAALEIARQAAEQVASGAQ, encoded by the coding sequence ATGCACCGGGACAGGTACGACGTGATCGTCGTGGGTAGCGGCGCAGCCGGCATGACCGCGGCGCTCGCCGCGGCGAAACATGGCCTGCGTGCGGTGGTCGTGGAGAAGGCGACGCACTTCGGTGGCTCGACGGCGCGCTCGGGCGGGGGCGTGTGGATCCCGAACAACGAGGTGCTGCGCGCGAGCGGTGTCGCCGACACCCCGCAGGCGGCCGCCCGGTACCTGCACGCCATCGTCGGCGACGTCGTGGCCGCCGATCGCATCGACACGTTCCTGCAGCGCGGGCCGGAGGCGCTGTCGTTCCTACTGGCGAACACGCCACTGCGGATGCGCTGGGTGCCGGGCTACTCGGACTACTACCCCGAGTCCCCCGGTGGCCGCGTCGGCGGCCGTTCGGTCGAGCCGGTGCCGTTCGACGGGCGGCGCCTCGGCCCGGACCTCGCCGAGCTCGAACCGCCGTACGGCGCGGCGCCGTTGAACGTCGCGGTGACCCAGGGCGACTACCGCTGGGCCACCCTGGTCCTGCGCCACCCGCGCGGGATGGTGCGGGTGCTGCGGATCGGGCTGCGCTGGATGCTGGCGACGCTCACCGGCAAACGGCTACTGGTCATGGGCCAGGCGCTCGCTGCCGGTTTACGCGCGGGGTTGCGCGAGGCAGGGGTGCCGGTGTTGCTGGAGACGCCGCTCGTGGACCTGCACGTCGAGGACGACGACCGCGTGACGGGTGTGCTCGTCGCAACCGGCGCGGACCGGCGGGTGCTGCATGCGCGTCACGCCGTCGTCCTGGCCACCGGCGGGTTCGAGCACAACGCGGCATTGCGCCAGCGGTTTCAGCGGGCCCCGATCGGCAGCGACTGGACGGTGGGTGCGGCCGCGAACACCGGTGACGGCGTCCTGGCCGGCCGGCGGATCGGCGGCGCGCTCGAACTGATGGACGATGCGTGGTGGGGGCCGTCGATCCCGCTGCCCGGTGGCCCGTGGTTCTGCCTGGCCGAGCGCACCCTGCCGGGGTGCATCCTCATCGACCGTTCGGGCGAGCGGTTCGTCAACGAGGCGGCGCCGTACGTCGATGCGGTGCACGCGATGTACGGCGGGCGGTACGGGCAGGGCGACGGACCGGGCGAGCACATCCCGTGCTGGCTGGTGCTGGACCAGCGGTACCGCAACCGGTACTTCTTCGCCGGGTTGCGCCCCCGTGCGCCGTTCCCCCGGCGGTGGTACCGGTCGGGCGTGGTTGTCCGGGCGCCGTCGCTGGAGCGGCTCGCCGAACAGCTCGAGGTCAACCCGGCCGCGCTCGTCCGCACGGTCGAGACCTTCAACGGCTTCGCCCGCGCGGGGCGCGACGCCGACTTCGGTCGCGGCGAGAGCGGGTACGACCGGTACTACGGCGATCCGCGCAACAGGCCCAACCCGTGCCTCGGCGTGATCGACACGGCTCCGTTCTACGCGGTCAGGATCGTGCCGGGCGACCTCGGCACCAAGGGCGGCCTGCGTACCGATGTGCACGGGCGGGTACTGCGCCCGGACGGTTCGGTCATCGCCGGGCTGTTCGCGGCGGGCAACGCGAGCAGTCCGGTGATGGGGCACACCTACGCCGGTCCGGGCGCGACGATCGGTCCCGCCGTCACCTTCGGCTACCTCGCCGCGCTGGAGATCGCGCGGCAGGCAGCCGAGCAGGTCGCCAGTGGGGCGCAGTGA
- a CDS encoding FAD-dependent oxidoreductase codes for MSRPFAPVDASTVGSWADDADVVVVGFGAAGSSAAFEAATVGARTLVLERAGAAGGAAALSDGFIYLGAGTPEQVAAGYPDTVENMQAFLLAACGPAPDRAKIERYCAAIAEHREWLLARGVEFLGTVLPHANGTSPVDGEGLMFTGGENAHPYRDVATPAPRGHVVQGGRPGGKVLMARLSGAAVEAGARTSFDTRAERLVVDGTGRVCGVIAQRYGEQVAIRARAGVVLAAGGFIQNPAMVEQYAPVVQVTPLRLGTDGDDGSGIRMAQAVGAQVKRMDAIECALPFNAPRSLVHGIIVNRAGQRFVNEDTYMGRVGQAALVHQGAVAYLIVDEEHYAPNWLNIPATWVCATASELEGEIGLPQGALVATLDYYNEHARSGRDPLFGKDATVLTPLRGPLAAFDLRAGSFVYAPFTLGGLHTLPDGEVLDLAAAPIPGLFAAGRTTSGVAAQGYCSGLSLGDSTLFGRWAGRRAASAARR; via the coding sequence GTGAGCCGCCCCTTCGCGCCGGTGGATGCCTCGACGGTCGGGAGCTGGGCCGACGACGCGGATGTCGTCGTGGTCGGCTTCGGCGCGGCCGGTTCGTCGGCGGCGTTCGAGGCTGCCACCGTCGGCGCCCGCACGCTGGTGCTCGAGCGGGCCGGCGCGGCCGGCGGCGCGGCCGCCCTGTCGGACGGCTTCATCTACCTGGGTGCCGGTACGCCTGAGCAGGTGGCGGCGGGCTACCCGGACACCGTCGAGAACATGCAGGCGTTCCTGCTGGCCGCGTGTGGTCCGGCTCCGGACCGGGCGAAGATCGAACGGTACTGCGCGGCCATCGCCGAGCATCGCGAGTGGCTGCTGGCACGGGGCGTCGAGTTCCTGGGAACCGTTCTGCCGCACGCGAACGGCACCTCACCCGTCGACGGTGAGGGCCTGATGTTCACCGGCGGCGAGAATGCCCATCCCTACCGTGACGTCGCGACCCCCGCGCCGCGCGGTCACGTCGTGCAGGGCGGGCGTCCGGGCGGGAAGGTGTTGATGGCGCGACTGAGCGGAGCAGCGGTGGAGGCGGGCGCGCGCACGTCGTTCGACACCCGGGCCGAACGTCTCGTGGTCGACGGCACCGGGCGGGTGTGCGGGGTGATCGCCCAGCGGTACGGCGAGCAGGTGGCGATCCGCGCGCGGGCCGGCGTGGTGCTGGCGGCCGGTGGCTTCATCCAGAACCCGGCGATGGTGGAGCAGTACGCACCCGTCGTGCAGGTCACGCCGTTGCGGCTCGGTACCGACGGTGACGACGGAAGCGGGATCCGGATGGCGCAGGCGGTCGGCGCGCAGGTGAAGCGGATGGACGCGATCGAGTGCGCGTTGCCGTTCAACGCGCCGCGCTCGCTCGTGCACGGCATCATCGTCAACCGCGCCGGGCAACGGTTCGTGAACGAGGACACCTACATGGGGCGGGTGGGACAGGCCGCGCTCGTGCACCAGGGCGCGGTGGCGTACCTGATCGTCGACGAGGAGCACTACGCGCCGAACTGGCTGAACATCCCGGCGACCTGGGTGTGCGCCACGGCGTCCGAACTCGAGGGCGAGATCGGGCTTCCGCAGGGTGCGCTGGTCGCGACGCTGGACTATTACAACGAGCACGCGCGCTCCGGGCGCGATCCGCTGTTCGGAAAGGACGCCACAGTGCTCACCCCGCTGCGCGGTCCGCTCGCGGCGTTCGACCTGCGGGCCGGGTCCTTCGTCTACGCGCCGTTCACACTCGGCGGCCTGCACACCTTGCCGGACGGCGAGGTGTTGGATCTGGCCGCAGCGCCGATCCCCGGGCTGTTCGCGGCGGGCCGCACCACCTCGGGCGTTGCCGCTCAGGGCTACTGCAGCGGGCTGTCACTGGGTGATTCGACGTTGTTCGGCAGATGGGCCGGGCGCCGCGCCGCGAGTGCGGCGCGGCGCTGA
- a CDS encoding HesB/IscA family protein has protein sequence MLTLTDTASTEIRNIIADPEVPDGCGLRIANDPAAGGLTLTLATAPAEDDQVLDENGARVFLEPQAAMMLDDKALDAAHDDNGQLRFTVAADA, from the coding sequence GTGCTCACCCTGACTGACACCGCAAGCACCGAGATCCGCAACATCATCGCCGACCCGGAGGTACCCGACGGCTGCGGGCTGCGCATCGCCAACGACCCGGCCGCGGGCGGCCTCACGCTCACCCTGGCCACCGCACCCGCGGAGGACGATCAGGTCCTCGACGAGAACGGCGCACGGGTCTTCCTCGAGCCCCAGGCCGCGATGATGCTCGATGACAAGGCACTCGACGCGGCGCACGACGACAACGGGCAGTTGCGCTTCACCGTCGCCGCCGACGCCTGA
- a CDS encoding HAD-IIA family hydrolase: MRQPAESWLTDMDGVLVHEDHAIPGAAEFLARLIERERRFLVLTNNSIFTPRDLSARLARSGLDVPERAIWTSALATAAFLSDQQPGGSAYVIGEAGMTTALHEVGYTLTDTAPDFVVLGETRTYSFEAITRAIRLILGGARFIATNPDVTGPSAEGPLPATGSVAALITAATRRQPYFVGKPNPMMFRSALNRIEAHSETTIMIGDRMDTDVVAGIEAGLDTILVLTGSTHPDDLDRFPYRPGRVLNSVADAIELI, from the coding sequence ATGAGGCAACCGGCCGAGAGCTGGCTGACCGACATGGACGGTGTCCTCGTGCACGAGGATCACGCGATCCCGGGCGCAGCCGAGTTCCTGGCCCGGCTGATCGAGCGCGAGCGCCGCTTCCTGGTGCTCACCAACAACTCGATCTTCACCCCGCGTGACCTGTCCGCCCGGCTGGCGCGCTCCGGCCTGGACGTCCCCGAGCGTGCGATCTGGACGTCGGCCCTGGCCACGGCAGCGTTCCTGTCCGACCAGCAGCCGGGTGGCTCGGCGTACGTGATCGGCGAGGCCGGGATGACCACCGCGCTGCACGAGGTCGGCTACACGCTCACCGACACCGCGCCGGACTTCGTCGTGCTCGGCGAGACGCGCACGTACAGCTTCGAGGCGATCACCAGGGCGATCCGGCTCATCCTCGGCGGCGCCCGGTTCATCGCGACCAACCCTGACGTCACCGGTCCGTCCGCCGAAGGCCCGCTGCCGGCCACTGGTTCGGTCGCCGCGCTGATCACCGCCGCGACCCGGCGCCAGCCGTACTTCGTGGGCAAACCGAATCCGATGATGTTCCGCAGCGCGCTGAACCGGATCGAGGCGCACTCGGAGACCACGATCATGATCGGCGACCGGATGGACACCGATGTCGTCGCCGGCATCGAGGCAGGGCTGGACACGATCCTGGTGCTCACCGGCTCGACCCACCCGGACGACCTCGACCGCTTTCCCTATCGGCCCGGCCGGGTTCTCAACTCGGTCGCCGACGCGATCGAGTTGATCTGA
- a CDS encoding DUF2277 domain-containing protein: MCRNIRVLNNFEPPATEDEVHAAALQYVRKVSGSSRPSAANQAAFDRAVHEVAHATQHLLDALVTTAPPKDREVEAARARARSAARFEA; this comes from the coding sequence ATGTGCCGCAACATCCGGGTCCTGAACAACTTCGAGCCGCCCGCCACCGAGGACGAGGTGCACGCGGCGGCGCTGCAGTACGTGCGCAAGGTCAGTGGGTCGAGCAGGCCGTCGGCGGCGAACCAGGCTGCGTTCGACCGGGCGGTGCACGAGGTGGCGCACGCGACGCAGCACCTGCTTGACGCCCTGGTGACGACGGCGCCACCGAAGGATCGCGAGGTCGAGGCCGCCCGTGCCAGGGCACGCAGCGCTGCGCGCTTCGAGGCATAG
- a CDS encoding tRNA (cytidine(34)-2'-O)-methyltransferase, translating into MFHLVFVEPRIPPNTGNAIRLAAVTGAHLHLVEPLGFTMTDAKLRRAGLDYHDLATVTVHPTREALWADVLPARVFAFTAAAETSYADISYRQGDVLMFGPEPTGLAADVLSDPNVTDRLRIPMLAGRRSLNLSNAAAVAAYEAWRQLRFAGS; encoded by the coding sequence GTGTTCCACCTAGTCTTCGTCGAGCCGCGCATCCCGCCCAACACCGGTAACGCCATTCGGCTCGCCGCGGTGACCGGCGCGCACCTGCACCTGGTCGAGCCGCTCGGCTTCACTATGACCGATGCGAAGCTGCGGCGTGCGGGGCTGGACTATCACGACCTGGCTACCGTCACCGTCCATCCGACACGCGAGGCGCTCTGGGCTGACGTGCTGCCGGCCAGGGTGTTCGCGTTCACCGCCGCGGCCGAGACCTCGTACGCGGACATCTCCTATCGGCAGGGCGATGTGCTGATGTTCGGTCCTGAACCGACCGGCCTCGCCGCCGACGTGCTGTCCGATCCGAACGTCACCGACCGGTTGCGTATCCCGATGCTGGCGGGGCGCCGCTCGTTGAACCTGTCCAACGCGGCCGCCGTCGCCGCCTACGAGGCCTGGCGCCAGCTCCGCTTCGCGGGAAGCTGA
- the kstR gene encoding cholesterol catabolism transcriptional regulator KstR — MTSAPRTRDDHGAVSALTPEDLGSSAQRERRKRILDATLALASKGGYEAVQMRSVAERADVALGTLYRYFPSKIHLLVSALARELARTQDRTERLALPGDTPYERLMFILSRITKALQRDPQLTEAMTRAFMFADASAAAEVDQVGRLMDQMFARALLTGDGPATEEQLAIARVISDVWLSNLVAWVTRRASATDVANRLELTIGLLLGVRQASDSL; from the coding sequence ATGACATCCGCTCCACGCACGCGCGACGATCACGGTGCGGTGAGCGCGCTCACTCCCGAGGATCTCGGCTCGTCGGCGCAGCGTGAGCGGCGCAAGCGCATCCTCGATGCCACCTTGGCACTCGCGTCCAAGGGCGGTTACGAGGCCGTGCAGATGCGCTCGGTGGCCGAGCGGGCCGACGTGGCGCTCGGCACGCTGTACCGCTACTTCCCGTCCAAGATTCACCTGCTGGTCTCGGCGTTGGCGCGTGAGCTCGCGCGGACCCAGGACCGCACGGAGCGTTTGGCCCTGCCCGGAGACACGCCTTACGAGCGGTTGATGTTCATCCTGTCGCGGATCACGAAGGCGCTGCAGCGCGATCCGCAGCTCACCGAGGCGATGACCCGTGCCTTCATGTTCGCCGATGCTTCCGCGGCCGCCGAGGTCGATCAGGTCGGCAGGCTCATGGATCAGATGTTCGCGCGTGCGTTGCTCACCGGCGACGGACCGGCCACCGAGGAGCAGCTGGCGATCGCCCGAGTGATCAGCGACGTGTGGCTGTCGAACCTGGTCGCCTGGGTCACCCGCCGCGCCTCGGCGACCGACGTCGCCAACCGGTTGGAACTCACGATCGGCCTGCTTCTGGGCGTGCGGCAGGCTTCCGACTCGCTCTGA